From the Lepisosteus oculatus isolate fLepOcu1 chromosome 1, fLepOcu1.hap2, whole genome shotgun sequence genome, one window contains:
- the ctso gene encoding cathepsin O, translating to MRGYILLVLVAANGLCALSGKIISDFHSDSYRTVHNVLSVSGHGGLVKSETSEFRLFREKFNRRFVADSKDFLLKLDNFKASIRRHSFLNLSFDSSNNSAQYGINQFSDFSTTEFREQYLKARPEKVPLFTNLKEERFHGPLPLRFDWRDKKVVTPVQNQQSCGGCWAFSVVGGIESVYGIQGHSLEELSVQQVIDCSYKNKGCNGGSTVVALNWLNQTKEKLVKELDYPFKALTGICHYFAKSHFGVSIKDFVAYDFSGQEEVMMEKLVNWGPLAVTVDAVSWQDYLGGVIQHHCSSQEANHAVLITGYDRTGDVPYWIVRNSWGASWGNEGYVYIKMGSNVCGIADTVTAAFL from the exons ATGAGGGGTTATATACTGTTGGTTTTGGTCGCTGCAAATGGACTTTGTGCCTTATCgggaaaaataatttctgatttTCACAGTGATTCTTACCGTACGGTACACAATGTACTTTCTGTGTCTGGTCATGGTGGCCTTGTTAAATCAGAAACAAGTGAATTTCGTTTGTTTAGGGAAAAGTTTAACAGACGTTTTGTAGCTGACAGCAAAGATTTTTTACTGAAGCTTGATAATTTTAAG GCCAGCATTAGAAGACACTCATTCCTGAATTTGTCATTTGATTCCTCTAACAATTCTGCTCAGTATGGCATAAACCAGTTTTCTGACTTTTCAACCACAGAATTCAGAG AACAGTATTTGAAGGCCCGGCCTGAAAAAGTTCCACTGTTTACAAACCTGAAGGAAGAAAGATTCCATGGACCCTTACCTCTGAGGTTTGACTGGAGAGATAAGAAAGTTGTTACCCCTGTTCAGAACCAACAGTCA TGTGGGGGCTGCTGGGCATTCAGTGTAGTTGGAGGAATAGAATCTGTTTATGGAATACAAGGTCATTCCCTGGAGGAGCTTAGCGTTCAGCAAGTGATTGATTGCTCTTATAAGAACAAGGGTTGCAATGGTGGCTCTACTGTGGTTGCTTTAAACTGGCTAAATCAG acAAAAGAAAAACTAGTGAAAGAGTTGGATTATCCTTTTAAAGCATTAACAGGAATTTGTCATTATTTTGCAAAATCACATTTTGGAGTATCAATAAAGGATTTTGTGGCTTATGACTTCAG TGGACAAGAGGAGGTAATGATGGAGAAGCTTGTGAACTGGGGTCCACTTGCAGTAACAGTTGATGCAGTTAGTTGGCAGGACTATCTTGGAGGTGTTATACAGCATCACTGCTCTAGTCAGGAGGCAAATCACGCTGTCCTCATCACAGGGTATGACAGAACAG GTGATGTTCCTTACTGGATAGTGCGCAACTCATGGGGAGCCTCATGGGGCAATGAAGGCTATGTCTACATTAAAATGGGAAGCAATGTTTGTG GCATTGctgatactgtaactgctgCCTTTTTGTGA
- the tdo2a gene encoding tryptophan 2,3-dioxygenase A: MSGCPYFGKKYLSLHKKFDLNETEDKAQEGVNKASKGGLIYGDYLQLEKVVNAQILQSELKGNKIHDEHLFIVTHQAYELWFKQILWELDSVREIFINDHVRDERNMLKVVTRIQRIAMIFKLLVDQFSVLETMTPLDFFDFRDYLSPASGFQSLQFRMLENKIGVPDSLRVPYNRRHYRDNFKGQESEILLKSEQEPTLLQLVEKWLERTPGLEEKGFNFWGKLQRNIEEGLMQETERVEKLEESEMKEEMLAELMKQKEVFNPLFDEKRHEHLLSKGERRLSYKALQGALMIYFYREEPRFQVPFQLLNSLMDIDGLMTKWRYNHVCMVHRMIGSKAGTGGSSGYHYLRSTVSDRYKVFVDLFNLATFLVPRSWVPKLNPVVHKFLYMAECCDSSYFSSEDSD; the protein is encoded by the exons ATGAGCGGATGCCCATATTTTGGAAAAAAGTATCT ATCTTTGCACAAGAAATTTGATCTAAATGAAACTGAAGACAAAGCTCAGGAAGGAGTTAACAAAGCCAGCAAAGGAGGTCTTATCTACGGGGATTATTTAcaa CTGGAAAAAGTTGTAAATGCCCAAATTCTACAAAGTGAACTGAAGGGAAACAAGATACATGATGAACATCTCTTCATTGTTACTCACCAAG CTTACGAATTATGGTTCAAGCAAATCCTGTGGGAGCTTGATTCAGTTCGGGAAATTTTCATTAATGACCAC GTTCGTGATGAGCGGAATATGCTTAAGGTTGTGACCAGAATCCAGAGAATTGCAATGATTTTTAAACTACTGGTGGATCAGTTTTCTGTTCTGGAGACCATGACACCCCTGGACTTTTTTGATTTTag GGATTACCTGTCCCCAGCTTCTGGATTCCAGAGTCTGCAGTTTCGCATGTTGGAGAACAAAATTGGAGTTCCAGACAGCCTGAGGGTTCCATATAATCGCCGTCATTACAGAGATAATTTCAAAGGACAGGAAAGCGAAATCTTGCTGAAATCCGAACAGGAGCCTACATTGCTTCAGCTGGTGGAG AAATGGTTGGAGAGAACTCCTGGTCTTGAAGAAAAAGGCTTTAACTTTTggggaaaactgcaaagaaatatTGAAGAAGGACTGATGCAGGAAACTGAGAGAGTTGAA AAACTAGAAGAATCAGAGATGAAGGAGGAAATGCTTGCCGAACTCATGAAACAGAAAGAAGTTTTCAACCCTTTATTTGATGAGAAGAGACACGAGCATCTTTTGAGTAAAG GTGAAAGAAGACTTTCTTATAAGGCTCTCCAGGGAGCACTAATGATTTACTTCTACag GGAGGAGCCTCGTTTCCAGGTCCCCTTTCAGCTGCTTAATTCTTTGATGGACATTGATGGTCTTATGACAAAATGGAGAT ATAACCATGTCTGCATGGTACACAGAATGATTGGTAGCAAGGCTGGAACAGGAGGGTCATCAGGCTACCACTATTTGCGTTCCACAGTGAG CGATCGTTACAAAGTTTTTGTGGATTTATTCAACCTTGCCACGTTCTTGGTTCCACGCAGTTGGGTGCCCAAACTGAATCCCGTTGTCCACAAGTTCCTCTACATGGCAGAATGCTGTGATAGCTCCTACTTCAGCAGTGAAGATTCTGACTAG